The sequence agaaaactgcgGTGTCATAAGCACGAGCAGCAGCTATAGGGGTTGAATAAGAACCAAGCCAAATTCTCGAACGCTTGTTGGGTTCTCTAATCTCAGCAACCCACTTCCCCCACTTTCTCATCCTTATTCCTCTATAAGGCTTGTCTTGTTGCTGTTGCCTTTGTTTACGCTTCTCAGTAGCAGTAGTAGCAGTAGTAGTTGGAGAGGTTGAGCTCGAGCTTGAACAATACTCTCCTGACGATTCCTCCATGATTTCTTGAAGAgttcaattcataaattaataataataataaagataaaaaaggaCTACTTAGTATAATAAAAGAGGAGAGAGATTCTGTgggtggtggtggtgatgtTTGAAGCTTAGAGAGCTAAAACGGTTGCCTTAGACGCTATGGTTTGCTTATATATATCACAAAAAGAGAGGGAgatggaaagaaagaaacaaagaaaagaaagaggaggtAGGACATAAGAGCTTCCTACTTGGCTGCTAGTCTGTCGTCTGGGCACGGCCGCCACGTTGATCTTCCTTTAAGATAAATCCAATTTTGGCCGACACACACCATCGATCATTtctatctttcttttctctctctctctctctctatctatatatatatatatatatatatatatatatatatacatacatctTTCTCGCTGCGTACATATATAACATGGACATAGAGCTaagtatttacttatttatttattatgtggCCAGGCACCCCAACGAAAATGTAAGTTTTCTATATGTTCTTGATCAatgtttcaattttattatcaatcaTTTGCTATCATTGATGAACTGCTAAGCGTGTGAAGTTAGAGGGTTTAATGaaatagttattattttttagccttgtgatttatattttatcttttatctgATGGGGATGAACGTGattatttagtaaaaataaaattggaatAGATTCTTCgttgaataatattttatcttcaAATAGTGAAGAATAAATGGCATCTAAGTATAATCTTATCAAATAGGTGGTCTCCTTCTGATAGTTCGTACATATTGTGGCACTAAAAGACagttcaaaaaagaaaaaaaaaaatgtcttGCTAAAGACTGACATATATCTAATTTTCTATTGtgataatagaaaaaacaattaaaacttGAGACTTGGTAGTGTAAACATGAGGATGTAATTTCAATAGCTTTCGCCCGGGGAGTCCAAAAGGGCGTTTTGGAgttgaaaaatgaaaggaaaaagagaaacgAGGAAGGGAAATCCACGTAGCGGCTTGTGGGCAAGGGACTGCCGATGTGGATGGTTACGCCTCTAGCACGCAAAAACACCCATGTGTTGGCGTCTTTGGCTTTTCCATTTCCTTTGTCTATagctaaaataatttagtaatgaattttgtttggatgataatgatgattttccttaatttttcttttatcttcctACTTTTTTATAAGTTAATGCCAATTTTGACATGATTTAATAGTTACATACACAATTAAACATGTGTGCGCGtgcatattaataattaataagtaaattAGTATCAATagttgattttttcttttcagaattTGGAATagataaagaaacaaattcgAGTTTCATTTCATCCTCTATTAATCTTATATAAGAATATAGCagtaattagttattttatcatttaattgaAGCCTATAATAAAAACGCAATGCAGATTAAATGCGTGGGTTTCGAAAGGGCAgagaaaaattattgtttttattattggtAATAAGTTGATGATGTGTGTAGGTCAAGACTAGCGCCCCCTATTCATGATGAGTTTGGATTGTGAACAAATGGATGTTACAGAGGCAGCAGCGAGTGAGTCTGAGTCGGAGTCGGTGGTATATGGACGTATTGGGGCGTGAGAGCGACTTACCATAGAGACGTCATCACCATCTGCAAATTTACACGACGAATGAAGTTTTTAATGTTCAAATTTCTCCATTGTTTCCTTATTCAATTATCCACCATCATCATCGAGTTTCTTTTACACTTCTTTTATTGTTAGTGCATTAATCATGGTCTAAATCTTGATGATTTGTATGGTGT is a genomic window of Ricinus communis isolate WT05 ecotype wild-type chromosome 2, ASM1957865v1, whole genome shotgun sequence containing:
- the LOC8288577 gene encoding ethylene-responsive transcription factor ERF011, giving the protein MEESSGEYCSSSSSTSPTTTATTATEKRKQRQQQQDKPYRGIRMRKWGKWVAEIREPNKRSRIWLGSYSTPIAAARAYDTAVFYLRGPSARLNFPDLIYQEDGLGDMSAASIRKKATEVGAQVDALQQTTNLHHHHSSEKKLVSSEKPDLNQYPNPENSDDE